Below is a window of Leishmania major strain Friedlin complete genome, chromosome 29 DNA.
GGGAAGGCGATGAGTGGTTGTTGTCGACGCGGATGGATGATGCTTGTGTAGCCAATGCTGGCACGTGGCATCAGTGTGAGTCGCAACTCACAGCAAcggcgaggggagggcgacTAATAACTTCGATGTGCCCAGTATAACATGCGCCCTTCTACACGTAAAAGATATGAAAAGAAACGACAGAAAACAGAAGACAGTACATGCACCTTTAGCGTTGGTCTACACAgatgtgcacgcacgcacagaggtACATGGGCATCATGTTCACTTTGCTTTGTTGTCGTgctccaccgccggcgccgctacgCCGCACGACCCCCCTTCGACTTGCAAATCGGAATGTGCCGCGCCGCGACGTCATCGGAGAAGTGCCGCCCGCATGATGGGCACAGCACCCGATCATCGTCCACTGCGACGGATGCACCAGCCATGGCGTTGCGCAACTGCGCGCTTTGTTTCCGCCACTTCTCCGGCTTGATGGCTGTGTCGGTCGACCAGCGCAGCGGCCCGCCCggtgcagcaccggcagtgtttgccgtggcagccgcagaagcagcggcaccatcaccgcctgCGGTTCGGTCCGGCTTCTTGCGACTGCTGAACGCCCTGCAGCTCTTCATGTCGCCCTTTGTTTTGGGCAATGTGTTTCTGTGCCGCTCGCATGTGACCACGTGCCGCTCTAGTCGAGCCGGAGCAAACGTGCGGCCACAGTGCGGGCAcggctccagcgccacgtccTTCATCTCGTCCACGTCGACGGGGACCTGCGGCTTGCCGCAGGCCATCGCTGGGCGCTCATCGAtggcggccgcagcagccgcgctgtAGCTACTCGCGATAAACGGTGCCAGCGCGTACGCGTCTTCCTCCTGCAGCGGGCCAGATGGGCGCCTTTGGCTGCTGTTCCCGTCTTCGCTCAGCTCAGCCGTGGACACAGCGACGAAGTCCGTCAACTCCGACGCaggcgtgctgcggcgcttcAACACTGCAGCTCGCAAGTCCTCAAAGGAGTGCTGATGCACAGTCGGgggcggcacagcgccatGAGATGTCGCCCGCGTGAACGCATCCTGCTTTGACAAGGTGCCGAACGATGCGGTCGAGTGCTCTAGCATCATGTGCTCCGCATCGTAGGTGCTGAAAGATGCGCCCTCCGCGCTGCCGGCAGCGTGCCAGTtgcgtctgccgctgccgatgtggTTTGAAGAAGCCTCTGACTCCCTGCCGGCAGCGGATGTCGATACCGGTGCTACGGAGGCAGAGATGCCGCCTCGCCCCTGACGATGCGCCGTGTTTGCGTTCATACTGTCCGCTGCCTCCCGCTGCACTCGCTGCCAGTAGTTGCGCTGCGCAgtcgctcgctgctgcgcgctcaGTCGCAGCTTAAGGAACTGAATGAAGTTGATGTCTGCCGGGGTCGACtcccgcagcagcttcgTCTGCTCTGACAACAGCGAGCGGCCATCGAAACCGCCGTCAGAGTGCGAGCGTGAACCATCTCGTGTCGCAGACATCTCGGCACGCAGCTCCTTCCGGTGAGAAGAGGTGGTTCAGGGATTTAAATGGGGAAAAAAGGGAGAACGAGAGGGGGAAAGGGCTGTTCACCGACGCGACAATGCCAGGGGGTGGCAAGTTGGGTGTGTGACTTTGCGAGAGAGCGTAATGAGTCgtggaaagggaggagggcaacaAGTGGgcagaaggaaagagagagtcGACAAGGAAAACTACGCGCAAGGAAGAACAATATACTGACCCAGGATTGTGTCGCCGATCAATCGGGTCGATGTGATCTACGCGAtccacaggcacacgcacgcacgggTACAGAAAGAGGGCAGGTCGTATGAAGGGATGTCGGTGCGTGCGACAGGGAAGAGGGCGCTGGTAAGGGCAGAGACAGCAGAAAACACGAtgaaagggaagggagggagagcgagctCCCATATATCACGGTGGGCGCCACAAAGCAAAcaaaggggggaggagggaggcacTGATGTCCAAGAGCACGTCGGTCAtgcagtggcagcgctgcccgtGCTGGTGAAAAACTCTCACGGCGATGTACAATCTATGGTGGATGATGGGGCGTtggtgtccgtgtgtgtatTTACTGGCGTGCTTGTGTAATTGCCTTGTGCATGTACatgagaaagagggaggaagacCAACGCAACAAGCACTGGCACGTCACTGCACGCACCCATGCGTCGCATAGGAGTtcaaagagagaggagggggcggtttgagggaagaggaggggaagtGCATGGGAGAGGGGCCAGCGCGGAAGAAGTGGATAGAgaggcgccggcagcgcgcagcttcgctgGGTGGCACGAGGAGGTCGTGGAAAGGTGCGTACGGCTTGGGCGCTGCATAGGCACAAACGCCTCAGGTacaacacaacaacaacaaaaaaaaaacgccacagagaagaagcggggggagggagtgcGTGGCTCTCGCGCAGCGGTCGCAAAACGCCGGATAGCACAATAGCGGTAGCGAAACCGTTTTCTCTTGGCGAGAAGAGACCGACATGCCCACCCTCATGGACGCGCACGCGTACAGTATTGTTTATCCTGCCATGTAGTGACTTCACTGTTGCTGTCGATGCCATCGGTGCTTCCCGTCCGTGCCCATGGAGAGATGAAGCGTCACAAATTATTAGGCATCAACGCCTCACACAGCCCACACGCCGAGCCCCATCCAGCGAGCTGGTCGCAGCAGCTACGCACTACGCATCACCACGTACTTGCGCGTTGAGCAGCCAAACTCCAACACATCCGAGTCAatcaccgtcgtcgcctcCATTGCCGGCACCACCTCGCCATTCAGCTTTGTGTGGTTAGTGGACCCCAGATCAATCAGCTGTAACTCGGCCGTCCACACAACAgacgcgtcgccgccggcagaGGTCAAGGCCTCCTCCAACATTGCCCACATGCCAGTGCAGAAGGATCGCAGAGCCTGCTTGCTCTGTGCAAACGGAGGCACATCCGCTCCCGATGAAGGCAGCATCGGTGCGTCAGGCGACATTGTCTTCACCTTTTCCGTTACGTAGGCGTCAAGAGCAGCCTCGTCCGCCAAGACAAACCGCATCTCCATTGAGGCGTGCTGGCCAGAGCAAGAGGGGTGTTCGAGCGGCACATCATTCACATCTGGATCCTTCCCCAGCAGCCACACCGAGCGCCAGGTGATGTTGGCGTACTCCGCCACCTTTCTGTCGTGCTTCATGGCCAGCAGCTTGTAGGCGGGGATGAAGAAGGTACTCGAGGACGACGAGCcgtgcgccagcgctgaAGATGGTACCGTTTTACCGCTGACGAGCTCGTCCCGATGCCACTGCAGTATCCCTGTGTAGAGGGCAGAGAGCTGCTCGTGCGATGGGCCTGTGGGGGCAAGTGCTTCAGTAGTCCTTttcgatgccgctgctgccgcccagcggcgccaccactgcACCAGGCACTCGGCGATGGTGGCTACGCGCAAGTAAGTGATCAGTGTGGGGTCCGAGGAATACGACGTCGTTGTCCCGGGCACGTTACCATCCGCACCTTCGGCGTCGTcttcgcggcgcagcgcatccagTAGTTGCTGTGGTATGGTGAGGAGAGAAGGATACCACTTGACCGGGCGGGATGCGGCCGAGCTCCCCGGCAACAGCAGGCGGGGGCGTGTCACGGGCAGACCACCGCGACGGGAGGTCAGCAGTCCTGTACGGCCGTAATTTGGAGCTTCCATGACGACTGCTCTGCTgttctgtgcgtgtgcgctctcgcacacatgcgcacgtgcaggcaCGTTTTGAAGAGGGCGGTGGGGAAGTTGGCACCCGCAGAAAGACAAAAGAGGAGCGGAGACGACACACAGTAATGCAGCCCCACATGCATCCGCGCAGAGCGGTCTCGCTAACCCAATTCGCGCAACGCACAAACGTTGTCCCTCATGCGTCCGCCCTCTCTGCCGCACGGCAGGAGGCCCAACGCcgcgcgacgctgctccccctccccacctccacccctcGCCTGTCGCAGGGCCCATCGCGCGGTGCagagcagccgtagacacacgccggcacAGCAACGCGCCGACCCGGTCATcggagagcacggccccGGCGCCTTCAAAACTCTACCCGCCCCACTATGCTGGTCGCCACCGGGTGCATCTCCGCCGGGGTGGCGCTCCAGCGCCCCACACCAGCCGTCGGCCCTGCGATACCGCGCACGGAGGCGTCCTCCGTGATCATGGCGCCCACATAGGTACCGGGACAATGAGTTCCGCGGCGCCCTGTGAGCgtggcagaggaggagatgtGAGAGCCCAACAAAGaagcgccacgcacacgcaagcacagaGGAAGAAGCACGACGACGAGAGCAGTGCGACATCGGAGCGTGCCTGCAAGCCCTTTCCACATTGTGAGgggagcagcgcagccatCCACACCACCCTCCGTCTTACGCGCGCCATTCGCCGCTAAGCAGGTCGCTCTCACTTTACATGCCTCCCTCAGGCACATAATgggcgggagagaggaggcgagcgcAGTGAGCAAGCGTTGGGGTCTTCCGCACGCTTTAGCActgccccttccccaccaCGCCAGACAGCGGTGCACGTGCATACTGGTACACAGAGCCCTCCACGAATGACCTGGACTCGGCTCAGCTATGTGCGCGTACACACATAggctcacgcacacgtgttggggggggggctggtGGCTGGTGGCTCCGCAAGATGAACGCCACGTCCGGAGACCCTGTGCTGCGGTTGGGCCCGGTGACTTTTCTTGGCTTGAGTTCGGTCATGTGTCTAGCAACGTGAAGGACAGAAGATGCGTCACAAGGGCGAGATggaaagaaggagagagaggggggagtaCGGCTCTTTAGCTGCCATGGTGATGATGACGGCGATATCAgtgacgccgcggcggaggcgatgtGGGAGCGGGGCAGTCGCTGGCAAACACCACTGCACACAGCGACACCACGCATTTTACATCTCCatcgcgctctctctcttcttgttTTTCCTTCGGTTCCGCCTGCAACCACCACGTCACCGtctccagcaccaccacccacccacccacctccgCTGCATCCCTTGAAAGGTAACATCAATCACAGTAACTGTGACAACtgaagcgcacacacgaaaagagGTCCACAGTCCACGGCAGATGCCACGACAAGACGGAGACGCACGAGACGCCCAGGAGCTGATGGGCAAACATGGAGAGAGTCGTGGCAGTGGTACGCTACTGGGACATTGCCAGGCAGCGATGAAGGtgaggagagcgagacaaCGGCCACATTAAGCCTGCGAGGACGGGGAGGTGGCatcgagggagagaaaagaacACAAAACTGTGGGATGAAAGGATGGATATGGGCAGTCCAAGTGAAACATCGGTCAGACGTACAGGGGGCAAGAGAGGTgcaaagaaaagaaaaacaggaAAAGTAGGGAAAGAAGCGTccgtcgtgtgcgtgtgggtgtgggaggtgatgtgtgtgcgagggcgagggagggaggggagggagggagggacaTGCACAGCGCGCCCACGCTGAGGCCcgaaaacacgcacacgacatACATAGCGACGGGCTCATACATGCagacaagcacacgcacacacttgcATACAGTGGCAAACGACAGAGACATGGTACAACTGGAGATGGAacaggagggaggagaggggggccaAACAGAAGAGGGTGCGTATGAACGTCGTCGAACGCcttcacacacgcacacacacgcacaggcacaggcaGACGAGTGcaccggggggggggggacacaCTGTACGGGGGAGAGCTCAGACACTCATGCGACGGTGTGGTTCACTTGAGAAGGGGATCTGGCCTACTGATCTGCCCGTCACCATGACGATCACCGAGATCCCAAACAGCAGTTTCTGTGTACGTCAACATGGCCGCCACGCTCCTCCGCTggtgtgcgcctgtgcaggggtgtgtatgtgtatgtgtgtatgtgtttgtgtgtttgtgtgtgtgtgtgtgtgtgtgtgtgtgcccgtaAGCGTCCGACGGAAAAAGAtcagaaagaaaaaaaaacattcTAGTACAGAGAAAACAACACAGCACAacgagcaagagagagggaaacgAGGGGAACAAGGCGAGGGTGCGGaggtgccaccaccacaagcgtccgtcgccccccccccaacaccAACACTGCATCCGCCACTACCGCTCTCTCTTTAGATAAGTGACATTCATCAACGCCGTCTTTCCTGCTACCCACATGGGAAACTCAAACCTATGCTTAACAGACACCTACAATCTATAAGAACCCATATCTCAAGCAGTATTTTGCCACTGACGtcgccccctcttcccccacACGTCTCTCCTTCCAGCTcatcccctcttccctccacctccacctaACTCTGTATAATCAGGCTCTCATTGcagcccctctctcttgcttgcatcaccgccgctgaCCCTCTTGCCTCGCTCCGTTTACAACGCACACGAATGCACACCGTATCTATAGGGGATACACAAGCACGTGCACCCTCTTCAAGcccgcacagacacacaatCACACAGGGAAAGATGCAGAGAAACTCACCAACGCCGCCAGATCGGAGATCAGCATGGGAGACACGCCCCCACGAACACCAATAACGAGACGTACAGGTACACAAAAACACAGAGTGTTATGCGGGGAGGGACAGGGATGGAGCGATGAGCAACGTGCCGTAAAGGCGTGCCATTCAGATCAGGAGGGGGTTAGAGGACAAGGGAcgtgtggaggagctggtAAGTGAGCGAGAAAAGACGAGGTGTGACTCGTACAGCACCGACCAACACGCTCGTGCACACCGTGACACTTGTGCGCTCTAGTGGCTCGCTTTGTACGACTTGTACATGTCCACGGCCCACTTGGCCCAAACGATCATCATCACTTGGAGCATGATGACTGCGGCCCAGTAGCCCCACAAGCGCACCTTATCGTTCCGAAAGAAGCCGTGCATGCCGCGAGAACGACGACGGTGCATCGCTGCCATCAACTTAGCGTCTGCCTCCCACATGGAGATAGCAGGAGCCTCCTTCGGAGCCCTCACCTCCTGTGAAGGGGGAGTGCTGTTACTGTGGCGTCGGCTGCGAGAGCTGGCGGGGGTTCGAGCGCGCGTGGGAGTGCCGGAGCGGGAGACAGAGCGGCCcttgcggctgcggctgcgggcCCGCGAACCGTTGCGCTGCGAAGGCattctgtttctctctttcttctccgtTTGCGTGGGTATACGGtagcgtctctctctctctctgtgtgtgtgtgcgtgcgtgcgtgcgtgtgtgtgtgtgtgtgtgtgtgtgtgtgtgtgtgtgtgtgtgcgtgtgtgcgtgcgtgtgtgtgcgtgtgtgtgcgtgtccggAAGCTGGGGAGAGCAGTGGGACGGCGGGCGTTGCGTTGGCTTGCTTCTTTTTCGAGTGAGAGAAGACGGTGCCACAGCAGCTGAGGTGTAAGCGCAGCAACTTTGGCGATGAGGGAAAGACGCacaggcgagagagagacgtgagCAAGAAAGGcagtgagagagaagcaTGTCGACATAGAGCGAAATGGACAAGTACGCGGACagacagaaagagagagagagggagaccaAAACGCtagcacacagacaccgacTCCCCCCCCGCATccgaggcgctgctcgcagagaggagggactCCAACAAGGAAGAAGCTGGTGGCCTCGAAGAGACGACGGCACAGCAAGCGATATGCTGGGCAATCCCGCCACAAAAGGCAGAtccgcaaaaaaaaaagaaaagagaatCTCTGCGCAGTATTCCGCGTTACgcttgcacacacatatTAGCAGCCGCACCTCGACGCGGGTGATAAGCGAGACCGCTAGCGAGGAGAGACCAACCAGGTGACAGCCTGACATGAGGGTAGCCAGAGGAGAAGATGTGCTTTAATTCCTACCCGCCCAACTACGTGCGCACATCAGCCCAGCAAGCTCTTGCGAGCGAGACATAGAGGACTGTTGTCCTTTGCCTCTGGATGAGCGCTTGCCGTCGGCGCTCGCTCCCTTTCTTGCGCAGACTGTTGGGCGTTGCGACGCGCCTATACGAGGTGGTTAGGAGCCAGAGGAGATACAGTATCGCGATTCGGCCACGGTGCTGAGACATGGCTGCCGCCCACTTTCCGCAGAGACCTGAGCGAGGGAGTGCGCCGCAAAAAGAGCAATAATGCACACACCCGAGACGAAAGAAATACCGCTAGCCGGTGAACAGGCGATGCAAGTACAAACTCCatcacccacccacccacccacctccacaaacacgcgcaccCAACACCTCCATGCTGTCgtacagcgagagagagagagagacaaacacacacagacacagagggTGGTGGAGGGTGAGAAGGGGCAGTGCATGGGCGCATCGAAACGATGAGGGAAGCATGCGAAAGAAAAGGtgagaaacaaaacaaaacgagGAAGTCAAGCGTTAGAAGAAGCGATATACAGAAGCGAGAAGGCGTGCCAAGAGAGGCGAAccagaggggagagagaagggggcagGGGGCACCGAtgaccgagagagagagagagagagagaggataCGTATGCGATGGTGTAGATGCCACTTCTTCACGGACGAAAACACGCTGCGGTAAAGCGGGGGTCACGGCTACTCGATCAAGTGCATTCCATGAGTGGTTCTATTCTTCACCGTCCTTGAACTTGCTCTGCCGTGCCACCTGCGGTCTTAGTCGAGATCGTCTCTCCGAGTCGAGCCCGAcgcgccgtcagcagcaccacggTGAGAGGGCATGCCGCCAGCACCCTGAAAGCCACCCATACCGCCCATGCCACCCATGCCGCCTGGCATACCTCCTCCACCCATCATCTTCGCCATGATCTTCTGCATGACAGGGCCCACCTTTGGGTCGTTCATCATGCTCATCGCGGCCATGGGGTTCTGCATCATCTGGGCCAGTTTCGGCGCCACCTCGGGGTCCTGCATGGCGACCATGATCTCGGGGTCCTGTAGGACGGACTCCATACCAGGCGGCATCCCTCCCGGCATCCCACCAGGCATCCCACCAGGCATCCCGCCAGGGAAGCCGCGAGGCAGGCCACCGGGCATGCTCcccggcgccgcctgcgcctccgcagccgctgcagcctccTCGGCTTCCCTctggcgctgacggcg
It encodes the following:
- a CDS encoding hypothetical protein (previous protein_id=AAZ09480.1), with protein sequence MSATRDGSRSHSDGGFDGRSLLSEQTKLLRESTPADINFIQFLKLRLSAQQRATAQRNYWQRVQREAADSMNANTAHRQGRGGISASVAPVSTSAAGRESEASSNHIGSGRRNWHAAGSAEGASFSTYDAEHMMLEHSTASFGTLSKQDAFTRATSHGAVPPPTVHQHSFEDLRAAVLKRRSTPASELTDFVAVSTAELSEDGNSSQRRPSGPLQEEDAYALAPFIASSYSAAAAAAIDERPAMACGKPQVPVDVDEMKDVALEPCPHCGRTFAPARLERHVVTCERHRNTLPKTKGDMKSCRAFSSRKKPDRTAGGDGAAASAAATANTAGAAPGGPLRWSTDTAIKPEKWRKQSAQLRNAMAGASVAVDDDRVLCPSCGRHFSDDVAARHIPICKSKGGRAA
- a CDS encoding conserved hypothetical protein (previous protein_id=AAZ09481.1); this translates as MGPATGEGWRWGGGAASRGVGPPAVRQRGRTHEGQRLCVARIGLARPLCADACGAALLCVVSAPLLSFCGCQLPHRPLQNVPARAHVCESAHAQNSRAVVMEAPNYGRTGLLTSRRGGLPVTRPRLLLPGSSAASRPVKWYPSLLTIPQQLLDALRREDDAEGADGNVPGTTTSYSSDPTLITYLRVATIAECLVQWWRRWAAAAASKRTTEALAPTGPSHEQLSALYTGILQWHRDELVSGKTVPSSALAHGSSSSSTFFIPAYKLLAMKHDRKVAEYANITWRSVWLLGKDPDVNDVPLEHPSCSGQHASMEMRFVLADEAALDAYVTEKVKTMSPDAPMLPSSGADVPPFAQSKQALRSFCTGMWAMLEEALTSAGGDASVVWTAELQLIDLGSTNHTKLNGEVVPAMEATTVIDSDVLEFGCSTRKYVVMRSA